The Pseudomonas benzenivorans region CGGCCTGTCGAAATCCTACCGGGTCGCGGGCTTTCGCTCCGGCTGGGTGGCGATCTCCGGCCCCAAGCACCGCGCCCAGAGCTATATCGAGGGCCTGGACATCCTCGCCAACATGCGCCTGTGCGCCAACGTGCCGAGCCAACATGCGATCCAGACCGCCCTGGGCGGCTACCAGAGCATCAACGATCTGGTACTGCCCAACGGCCGCCTGCTCGAGCAGCGCAACCGCACCTGGGAACTGCTCAACGACATTCCCGGGGTCAGCTGCGTCAAACCCATGGGCGCGCTCTACGCCTTCCCCAGGATCGACCCCAAGGTCTGCCCGATCCACAACGACGAGAAGTTCGTCCTCGACCTGCTGCTGTCCGAGAAGCTGCTGATCGTCCAGGGCACCGCCTTCAACTGGCCCTGGCCGGACCACTTCCGCGTGGTCACCTTGCCAAGGGTCGACGACCTGGAGCAGGCCATCGGGCGCATCGGCAACTTCCTCGGCAGCTACCGCCAGTAACCCCATGGACCTGCAGATCGACGACTTCTACAAGGACGCCGCCAGCGGCCTGCTGCTGCTCTACCAGGTGTTCCCGCGCAAGATGGCGCTGTACGTCGAGGACCTGATCGGCCGCGAGGAGCCGGACGAGTTCGGCCTGCCCAGCAAGCGTCACCAGAGCTGCCTCGGCGCCCTGCTGTGGCTGGCCGAGGAAGGCTACCTGCGCTTCGACTCGACCATCGCCTACGACGCCCTGGACCAGGCGGTGCTCAGCGAGAAGGGTTTCCTACGCCTGAGTCGCGGCGTCCCCCACGCCCTCGACGACGGCGAGGCCCTGCCGCCGAGCGTGCGCCGGGTACAGGCCAGCCTGGCCTTTCAGTTGCGCGAGGCGCTGGCGCAGAAACATGGCGAACGGATTGCCCGGCTGACCCGCCTGGTCTTCGCGGGCGCTCTGGCCGGGGCAAACGACACAGTTTGAAATAGTCCCTCGGTTGAATAGCCGGGGGGCGCGCCCTTATATAGCCGGCATAACCGGACCGTCTTTTCTCCTGAGGAGTAGTTTCACACCATGATGCGCATCTTGCTGTTCCTGGCCACCAACCTGGCGGTCCTGATCATCGCCAGCATCACGCTCAAGCTGTTGGGGGTCGACCGCTACACTGGCCAGAACTATGGCAGCCTGCTGGTCTTCTGTGCGGTATTCGGCTTCGCCGGCTCGCTGATTTCGCTGTTCATCTCCAAGTGGATGGCGAAGATGAGCACCGGCACCGAAATCATCAGCCAGCCGCGCACCCGCCATGAGCAGTGGCTGCTGCAGACCGTCGAGGAGCTGTCCCGCGAGGCCGGCATCAAGATGCCCGAGGTGGGCATCTTCCCGGCCTACGAATCCAACGCCTTCGCCACCGGCTGGAACAAGAACGACGCCCTGGTAGCGGTCAGCCAAGGCCTGCTGGAGCGCTTCTCCCCGGACGAAGTGCGCGCCGTGCTGGCCCACGAGATCGGCCACGTGGCCAACGGCGACATGGTCACCCTGGCGCTGATCCAGGGCGTGGTGAACACCTTCGTGATGTTCTTCGCGCGGATCTTCGGCAACTTCGTCGACAAGGCCATCCTCAAGAACGAAGACGGCCACGGCATCGGCTATTTCGTGGCGACCATCTTCGCCGAACTGGTACTGGGCATCCTGGCCAGCATCATCGTCATGTGGTTCTCGCGCAAACGCGAGTTCAAGGCCGACGAGGCCGGCGCCCGCCTGGCCGGCACCGGCGCGATGATCGCCGCCCTGCAACGCCTGCGCGCCGAGCAGGGGGTGCCGGTGCAGATGCCCGACAGCCTGACCGCCTTCGGCATCAACGGCGGCCTGAAGAACGGACTGGCCGGCCTGCTGATGAGCCACCCGCCGCTGGAAGACCGCATCGAGGCCCTGCGCCAGCGCGGCTAAACGACACCAATCGAAAAGGGCGGCCCATGGGCCGCCCTTTTTCATGTCCGCGGCTCAGCCCCGCGACAACCGATAGACCCGCTCGTCCAGATACTGCAGGCCACGCTGGCGAAATCTTTCGTTCTCGGCCAGCACATCACAGGCCTCGAGCGACTCCACCTGCCAGCCCGCGGCGAACAGGCTCCGCACCTCGGCGTCGCTCACAGCGAACGGCGGCCCCTCCATCTGCGCCTGCGCATAGTCCAGGGTGACCAAAAGGCCCCGGCTCCCAGGCGCCAGGAGCCTGTTCAGGTGTGCGGTGTAGCGCTGGCGCATCGGCGCCGGCAGGGCGATCAGCGCGGCGCGGTCGTAGAGCGCCGTGCAGCCTCTCAGATGCTCGGCGCGCAACTCGAAGAAGTCGCCGCACCACAACTCGATATTTCCGCCCCGGTAGACCTCGAAGGCCCCGAGCTGGCTGACCTGCGGCGTCAGCCCCCGCTCAGCGAAGAAGCCCTCCACCGCCTGACGCGCCAGCTCGACACCCAGCACCTGATGGCCCTGGGCCGCCAGCCAGGCCATGTCCAGACTCTTGCCGCACAGCGGCACCAGCACCCTGCCTGTGCCATTCAGCGCCAACTCGGGCCAGTAACGTTGCAGGTAGGGATTGACCTCGCCTTGGTGAAAACCTATCTGCCCCTGGGCCCAACGGGCCTGCCAGAACGCCTCGTCCATTGCCTCCCTCCAATTAATTCGATAGAAAAGCTCGAAATTTTATACTGGAACTCGATATATCCAGCCGCGATCATGGCGCCATCCTACTGCGGGAGTCGCGCAAAATGCTGCCCAGCCTATTCATCTCCCACGGCTCGCCCATGCTGGCCCTGGAGCCCGGCGCCAGCGGCCCGGCCCTGGCCCGCCTGGCCGGCCAGCTGCCCCGCCCACGTGCCATTCTGGTGGTCTCCGCCCACTGGGAAAGCGCCGACCTGCGCGTGACCGGCGCCGCCCGCCCGGCCACCTGGCACGATTTCCGGGGCTTCCCCGCACGGCTGTATGCCGTGCAATATCCCGCCCCCGGCGCCCCGCGACTGGCCGAGCAGATAGCCGAGCGCCTGAACGTCGCCGGCCTGCCCACCGACCTCGATGCCGAGCGCCCCCTGGACCACGGTGCCTGGGTGCCGCTGTCGCTGATGTATCCGGCGGCCGACATCCCGGTCGTGCAGCTGTCCCTGCCCAGCGAGCAGGGTCCGGCCCTGCAGAGCCGCATCGGCCGCGCCCTGGCCGACCTGCGCAAGCAGGACGTGCTGCTGATCGGCTCCGGCAGCATCACCCATAATCTGGGCGAGCTGGACTGGCACGCCGGCCCCGAGACTATCGAGCCCTGGGCCCAGGCCTTCCGCGACTGGATGGTGGACAGGCTCGCCGCCGGTGACGATGCGGCGCTGCACGACTACCGCCGGCTGGCGCCCCAGGCGCTGCGCAACCATCCCAGCGATGAACACCTGCTGCCGCTGTTCTTCGCCCGCGGCGCCGGCGGCGCCTTCCGCGTCGAGCACAGCGGTTTCACCCATGGTGCCCTGGGCATGGACATCTACAGCTTCGCCTGAAAAACCGGGCGCGGCGGCGGCCTTGAGCAAGCGACTGCCCCCGGACTTCTTATCAGTCGCCGCGGCTTCGGGCATAGTTCCAGGACGCTGCGCCCACGGCTGCGGGCGGACAACCATGTCCGATATCCAGCCCCTCCAACCACAAGGAAAGTGCCCATGCCCGCCAAGCTACTCGTCACCCTCGGCATCGTCTTCTATGCCGTGGTAGTCCCCGTCTTCGAGATCAACGCCAGCCATGTCTTCAATCCGCAGTGGGCACCCCACGCCCGCCTGCACGAGGTCTGGCAGCTGGCCACCAACTGCGCCATCGGCGCCTTTAGCCTGTGGCTGGTCTGGTTTCGCAACGAGATCCGCCTGAGCAGCCTACTCACCCTATTCGTCACCGGCGGCTTCCTCCTGGCCTATGGCCTGCGTCACAGCTATGGCGGCTCCATGGTGCTGTCCGACGGCTCGGAGAAGCTGATCTTCGGCATCAACCTGGGGCTGTTCGCCTACAGCCTGGCCATCGCCCTGGCGGCTGTGGCGGTCGGACTGACGGGCCGAAGCAAGGCCCGACCACAAGCCCACTAATGAAAAAAGCCCCGCAGTGCGGGGCTTTTTTCATTAGGCGAAGATCAGTCCTCGCGGTAGCGGCGCAGCTTGAGCGGCTTACCACCGACGCGGGTGTCCTTGAGCTTGCCCAGCAGGCGCTCCAGGCCCTCCTCCGGCAGCTCGACCAGGCTGAAGCTCTCGCGCACCTGGATGCGACCGATGGCTTCGCGGGCCAGGCCGCCCTCGTTGAGGATGGCGCCCAGCAGGTTTTTCGCCGCGATACCGTCACGCGCCCCCAGGGCGGTACGGCAACGGGCACGGCCCTCGGCCAGCGGCATCGGCGCGCGACGCTCGCGGCTGTCGCCACGTTCGGAGCGCTCGCGCGGGGCGCCGCTCGGCACCAGGGGCTGCTCGCGCTCGACCTCGGCCAGGGTCAGCGCCTGGCCATTGGTGGCCTTGCGCAGCAGCGCCGCGGCCAGGGCGCGCGGGTTGCAGGCGATCTCGGCGGTCAGGCGATCGAGCAGCTCGCCATGGCTGGCCTCGGCATCGGCCACCAGCGGCGCCAGGCTGGCGGTGAGCTTCTTGATCCGCGCATCCAGCACCTGTTGGGAGTTGGGCAGCTTGACCTCGCCGACCTTCTGCCCGGTGACGCGCTCGATCACCTGCAGCATGCGGCGCTCGCGCGGGGTGACCAGCAGCAGGGCCCGGCCATCGCGACCGGCGCGGCCGGTACGACCGATGCGGTGCACGTAGGACTCCGGATCGTAGGGCATGTCGACGTTCATCACATGGGTGATGCGCGGCACGTCCAGGCCTCGGGCGGCGACGTCGGTGGCGACGACGATGTCCAGGCGGCCGTCCTTGAGCGAGTCGATCACCCGCTCGCGCTGGTTCTGGGCGATGTCGCCGTTCAGCGCAGCGGCCTTGTAGCCCTTGGCTTCCAGGGCAGCCGCCAGGTCCAGGGTGGCCTGCTTGGTGCGCACGAAGGCGATCAGCGCATCGAACTCCTCGACCTCCAGCAGGCGCAGCACCGCGGCGTGCTTCTGGTCGGCATGCACCATCAGGTGGGCCTGCTCGATGCGCGCGACGGTCTGGGTCTTGGCGGCGATCTTGATGTGCTGCGGGTTACGCAGGTGCTTCTCGGCGATGGCGCGGATCGAGTGCGGCAGGGTCGCGGAGAACAGCACGCTCTGACGACTTTCCGGCATGGCCTGGAAGATCACTTCCAGGTCGTCCATGAAGCCCAGCTTGAGCATCTCGTCCGCTTCGTCGAGGACCAGGTATTGAATGGTCGACAGCACCTTCTCGTCGCGACGCAGGTGGTCGACCAGACGACCCGGGGTGGCGACGATCACCTGGGCGCCCTGGCGGATGGCCTTGAGCTGCGGGCCCATGGGCGCACCGCCGTACACGGCCACTACGTTGAGGCCGGGCATCTGCTTGGAGTAGGTCTCGAAGGCGGTGGCCACCTGCAGGGCCAGCTCGCGGGTCGGCGCCAGGATCAGCGCCTGGGGCTCGCGCTTGCTCGGGTCGATCTTCGACAGCAGCGGCAGGGCGAAGGCCGCGGTCTTGCCGGTGCCGGTCTGGGCCTGGCCGATCATGTCGTGGCCGCCGAGGATCACCGGAATGGCCTGGGACTGGATGGGGGACGGCTCTTCGTAGCCGACTGCGATCAGCGCGGAGAGAATACTGGGATGAAGTCCGAGCGCGGCGAAGCCGCCGATTTCCTGGGTCATGGGTCTGCCTCAAGTGCATCCGCAAAGACCCATGTTCCAAAGCTGCGCATGCCGTGTAAGACCCGAAAGTCACCCTGGCAGCCCTGTCGGCGGGGATTTGCGAAAACGTCGTGATGAATGAATCGTCTAGGATTGCCCGCTGTTGCGGACAGGCTGCCGAGGATAGCCCTCGGGCGAGTTGCACTACCTGAACGTGGCCAAAAATTGACCGGCGCGCACTATACCGGAAATCCTGACGGTTGTGCTGGTTTTTCCCGAATAAAGCCCGGCCACCGCTCGACGGTCATCCTCCGGTAGCCTGGTGCGGTCAGGCTGATGGCTTGGACAAGCCCGCACGGCGGGGCTATACCCCCTCACAGCCGCACCCCACGGGAGGAACGCTGCCATGACTCGAAACACCAGCGGCCGCATCAGCCGCGAGAAACGCGGCCCCATCCTGCTGCTCGGCCTGGACCGAGTAGCCAAACGCAACGCCTTCGACCTGGCCATGCTCGAGGACCTGTGTCTGGCCTATGGCGAGTTCGAGCGCGACGACGAGGCGCGGGTGGCCCTGGTGCATGCCCGGGGCGAACACTTCACCGCCGGTCTGGACCTGGCCGATGTCGCCACCCGGTTCGCCGCTGGCTGGCAGATACCCGAGGGCGGTTGCGACCCCTGGGGCGTGTTCGGCGGCCCGCGGGTCGGCAAGCCGGTAATAGTCGCCGCCCAGGGTTACTGCTACACCGTCGGCATCGAGCTGATGCTGGCCGCGGACATCAACCTGTGCGCCAGCAATACCCGCTTCGCCCAGATGGAGGTGCAGCGCGGCCTGTTGCCCTTCGGCGGTGCCACCCTGCGCCTGCACCAGCGCGCCGGCTGGGGCAACGCCATGCGCTGGCTGCTCACCGGCGACCCCTTCGATGCCCACGAGGCCTACCGCCTGGGCCTGGTACAGGAGGTGGTGGCCAGCGAGGACCTGTTGCCGCGGGCCCTGTGGCTGGCCGAGCGCATTGCCGCCCAGGCCCCGCTCGGCGTACGGGCCACCCTGGCCTCGGCCCGCCAGGCGCTGGGCGAAGGCGAAGCGGCGGCGGCCGCCAGCCTGCAGCCGACCGTGACCCGCCTGATGGCCAGCGAGGACGCCAGCGAAGGCCTGCGCGCCATGCTCGAGCGCCGGCCCGGCGACTTCAAGGGCCGCTGACTTCCGCCTCAACTGGCCGGACGCAGCCCCTCGAACAGGGGCTGCAGGGAGTAGCCCAGGCGCGGCGCCAGGGACTCGATCCGAGCGCGCAGCCCATCCAGGTCGAGGCGCTGTTCCAGGTCGGCCGGCACCAGCAGGATCACGTTGCCCTCCTTCACCGGGCACTCCCAATAGTGCCGGTGGAACAGGCCGCGCAGCAGCGCGGCGCCCAACGGCTTGCCGTCGTCGCAGGCCCACTGGTTGATGATCAGCCAACCGCCGGGGTTGAGGCGCTTCTGGCAGTCTTCGAGGAAGCGCCAGGCCAGGTGACCGGCGCCCGGCCCATGGTCGGTGTAGAGGTCGACGAAGATCAGGTCGGCCGACTCGGCGCTGGCCAGCAACTCCAGGGCGTCGCCGATGCGGATGGTCAGCCGCGGATCGTCCTCCAGGCCGAGGAACTCCATGGCCAGGCGCGGCACCTCGGGGCGCAGTTCGATGGTTTCCACGTCGTCCAGCGGCAGGAACCTGAGGCAGGCCTGGGTCAGGTTGCCGGCCCCCAGACCGAGGAACAGCGCACTCTGCGGCGCCGCGTGACACAGCGCGCCGAGCAGCATGGCGCGGGTGTAGTCGTACTCCAGCCAGCTGGGGTCGGCGGTGAATACGCAGCTCTGCTCGATCGCCTCGCCGAACTCGAGGAAGCGGTAGGCACCGATCTCCACCACGCGGATCACGCCGTAGGCATCCTCTACCTCGGCCAGCAGCACCTCGTCTTGCATCTCATCCACCGGGGGTAAACCTGGCATCCCGCGTTCTCCATCGTGGCCCCCGGCTGGCAGCTGCGGGGCATATAGAGGGATTGTCGAGCAAGCACAGCGCATGGGTCACGCACTAATTGCCCACAGCCACGCCCGATGGCGCGCCACCGACCAGACGCCCTCTGCATGCAACGGCTCTATCGAGGCCATCGGCTTGAAGCACGCGGCTTATCGGTTACCATGCCAGTCCATCCCAATTGCCTGAACCGAGAAGCCCCGATGTCGCAACCCTGGAGCCCCGATAGCTGGAGAGCCAAGCCGATCCAGCAGCAGCCGACCTACCCCGACGCCGCCCACTTGGCAAGAGTCGAACAGACCCTGGCCGGTTACCCGCCGCTGGTGTTCGCCGGCGAGGCCCGTGAGCTGCGCCGCCAGTTCGCCGAGGTGACCCAGGGCCGTGCCTTCCTGCTGCAGGGCGGCGATTGCGCCGAGAGCTTCGCCGAGTTTTCCGCGGCGAAGATCCGCGACACCTTCAAGGTGCTGCTGCAGATGGCCATCGTCATGACCTTCGCCGCCGGCTGCCCGGTGGTCAAGGTCGGGCGTATGGCCGGTCAGTTCGCCAAACCGCGCTCGGCCAACGATGAAACCATCGGCGACACCACCCTGCCGGCCTACCGCGGCGACATCGTCAACGGCATCGGCTTCGACAGCGCCAGCCGGGTGCCCGACCCGGAGCGCCTGCTGCAGGCCTACCACCAGGCCACCGCGACGCTGAACCTGCTGCGCGCCTTCGCCCAGGGCGGCTTCGCCGACTTGCACCAGGTGCACCAGTGGAATCTGGACTTCATCGCCAATTCGGCGCTGGCCGAGAAGTACAGCCATCTGGCCGACCGCATCGACGAGACCCTGGCGTTTATGCGTGCCTGCGGCATGGACAGCTCGGCCCAGGTGCGCGAGACCAGCTTCTTCACCGCCCACGAGGCGCTGCTGCTGAACTACGAGGAAGCCTTCGTGCGCCGTGACAGCCTCACCGGTGGCTGGTACGACTGCTCGGCGCACATGCTGTGGATCGGCGACCGCACCCGTCAGCTGGATGGCGCCCATGTCGAGTTCCTGCGTGGCGTCGGCAACCCCATCGGGGTCAAGGTCGGCCCGAGCATGAACAGCGAGGAGCTGATCCGCCTGATCGACCTCCTCAACCCGGACAACGACCCCGGCCGCCTCAATCTGATCGTGCGCATGGGCGCGGACAAGGTCGAAGCCGGCCTGCCGCGGCTGATCCAGACCATGCAGCGCGAGGGCCGCCAGGTGCTGTGGAGTTCCGACCCGATGCACGGCAACACCATCAAGGCCAGCAGCGGCTACAAGACCCGCGACTTCGCGCAGATCCTCGCCGAGGTGAAGCAGTTCTTCGCCGTACACCAGGCCGAGGGCAGCTACGCCGGCGGCATCCACATCGAGATGACCGGGCAGAACGTCACCGAATGCATCGGCGGCGCGCGGCCGATCACCGAGGACGGCCTGTCGGATCGCTACCACACCCACTGCGACCCGCGGATGAACGCCGACCAGTCCCTGGAGCTGGCCTTCCTGATCGCCGAGACCCTCAAACAGGTTCGCCGCTAAGCGCACCCGCGGCGGATAGGCCACCGGGCTTTTCCGCCGCGCCTTCAAGCCAGTGGGCGAGCACCTGACAAGCGGCCCGTCGCGCGATATGGTGAAGGCTCAAGTCCAACCGTCGAGGATTCCAACATGCCTTGGTATGCCTGGCTGCTGCTCATCCTCATCCTGGGCTCCATAGTCGGTGGCCTGCTGGTGCTGCTGCGCACCGCCAAGCCCTTGCCGCTCAGCGAAGAGCAGCTGCAGAAGATCCGTGAACGCAAGCTCGAAATGGAAGCCCAGGATGCCAAGGATGCGGGTCGGCGCTAGCCTGCTGATCGCGCTGCTCGCCGGCTGCACCGGTATCACGCCGGGCGGCAGCGGGCCGACCGACTGCACCGCCCTGTTCGCCCAACTGCACCAGACCACCCAGGCTCACCAGGATGCCCAGTACTGGCGCCTGGAGGGGTTCCCCGGCCTGCGCAGCGACCGACTGCTGGCCAGCCTGGGCGCCGCTGCCCAGACGGCCGAGCAGCGGCGCCTGTGGGCACGGCACCTGGCCGCCCGCGATGCCGAGGCCAGTCAGGTGGAAATCGACCAGCTCGCGCCGGCGCAGCGACGCTTCTGGCGCGACAGCGCCCGTCAGCAGGCGCTCGGCAGCTGCCGCACTACCCAGGTACGACGCCTGGTCGAGGAGCCCCGCGCCTTCGCTCGCGCCATCGCCGCCGCCCGGGTCCCCGACGACTACCGTGCCTGGCCGCGCCTGCTCGGCCTCAACCCATTGATCAAGCCAGTCTTCCGTCAGGGGGTCGCAGCCTGGCAGCGGGCCGCGGCCCGTGCCAGGGCCCCGGAGGACGGACCGCAGTGGCTGAGCTACGCCCCCCTGCCACAGACCGGGGCGAACCGAGCGCTGAGCCTG contains the following coding sequences:
- a CDS encoding DUF2897 family protein gives rise to the protein MPWYAWLLLILILGSIVGGLLVLLRTAKPLPLSEEQLQKIRERKLEMEAQDAKDAGRR
- a CDS encoding thiopurine S-methyltransferase translates to MDEAFWQARWAQGQIGFHQGEVNPYLQRYWPELALNGTGRVLVPLCGKSLDMAWLAAQGHQVLGVELARQAVEGFFAERGLTPQVSQLGAFEVYRGGNIELWCGDFFELRAEHLRGCTALYDRAALIALPAPMRQRYTAHLNRLLAPGSRGLLVTLDYAQAQMEGPPFAVSDAEVRSLFAAGWQVESLEACDVLAENERFRQRGLQYLDERVYRLSRG
- a CDS encoding crotonase/enoyl-CoA hydratase family protein; the encoded protein is MTRNTSGRISREKRGPILLLGLDRVAKRNAFDLAMLEDLCLAYGEFERDDEARVALVHARGEHFTAGLDLADVATRFAAGWQIPEGGCDPWGVFGGPRVGKPVIVAAQGYCYTVGIELMLAADINLCASNTRFAQMEVQRGLLPFGGATLRLHQRAGWGNAMRWLLTGDPFDAHEAYRLGLVQEVVASEDLLPRALWLAERIAAQAPLGVRATLASARQALGEGEAAAAASLQPTVTRLMASEDASEGLRAMLERRPGDFKGR
- a CDS encoding DEAD/DEAH box helicase, whose product is MTQEIGGFAALGLHPSILSALIAVGYEEPSPIQSQAIPVILGGHDMIGQAQTGTGKTAAFALPLLSKIDPSKREPQALILAPTRELALQVATAFETYSKQMPGLNVVAVYGGAPMGPQLKAIRQGAQVIVATPGRLVDHLRRDEKVLSTIQYLVLDEADEMLKLGFMDDLEVIFQAMPESRQSVLFSATLPHSIRAIAEKHLRNPQHIKIAAKTQTVARIEQAHLMVHADQKHAAVLRLLEVEEFDALIAFVRTKQATLDLAAALEAKGYKAAALNGDIAQNQRERVIDSLKDGRLDIVVATDVAARGLDVPRITHVMNVDMPYDPESYVHRIGRTGRAGRDGRALLLVTPRERRMLQVIERVTGQKVGEVKLPNSQQVLDARIKKLTASLAPLVADAEASHGELLDRLTAEIACNPRALAAALLRKATNGQALTLAEVEREQPLVPSGAPRERSERGDSRERRAPMPLAEGRARCRTALGARDGIAAKNLLGAILNEGGLAREAIGRIQVRESFSLVELPEEGLERLLGKLKDTRVGGKPLKLRRYRED
- a CDS encoding DODA-type extradiol aromatic ring-opening family dioxygenase, whose product is MLPSLFISHGSPMLALEPGASGPALARLAGQLPRPRAILVVSAHWESADLRVTGAARPATWHDFRGFPARLYAVQYPAPGAPRLAEQIAERLNVAGLPTDLDAERPLDHGAWVPLSLMYPAADIPVVQLSLPSEQGPALQSRIGRALADLRKQDVLLIGSGSITHNLGELDWHAGPETIEPWAQAFRDWMVDRLAAGDDAALHDYRRLAPQALRNHPSDEHLLPLFFARGAGGAFRVEHSGFTHGALGMDIYSFA
- a CDS encoding spermidine synthase → MPGLPPVDEMQDEVLLAEVEDAYGVIRVVEIGAYRFLEFGEAIEQSCVFTADPSWLEYDYTRAMLLGALCHAAPQSALFLGLGAGNLTQACLRFLPLDDVETIELRPEVPRLAMEFLGLEDDPRLTIRIGDALELLASAESADLIFVDLYTDHGPGAGHLAWRFLEDCQKRLNPGGWLIINQWACDDGKPLGAALLRGLFHRHYWECPVKEGNVILLVPADLEQRLDLDGLRARIESLAPRLGYSLQPLFEGLRPAS
- the htpX gene encoding protease HtpX; the protein is MMRILLFLATNLAVLIIASITLKLLGVDRYTGQNYGSLLVFCAVFGFAGSLISLFISKWMAKMSTGTEIISQPRTRHEQWLLQTVEELSREAGIKMPEVGIFPAYESNAFATGWNKNDALVAVSQGLLERFSPDEVRAVLAHEIGHVANGDMVTLALIQGVVNTFVMFFARIFGNFVDKAILKNEDGHGIGYFVATIFAELVLGILASIIVMWFSRKREFKADEAGARLAGTGAMIAALQRLRAEQGVPVQMPDSLTAFGINGGLKNGLAGLLMSHPPLEDRIEALRQRG
- a CDS encoding class II 3-deoxy-7-phosphoheptulonate synthase — encoded protein: MSQPWSPDSWRAKPIQQQPTYPDAAHLARVEQTLAGYPPLVFAGEARELRRQFAEVTQGRAFLLQGGDCAESFAEFSAAKIRDTFKVLLQMAIVMTFAAGCPVVKVGRMAGQFAKPRSANDETIGDTTLPAYRGDIVNGIGFDSASRVPDPERLLQAYHQATATLNLLRAFAQGGFADLHQVHQWNLDFIANSALAEKYSHLADRIDETLAFMRACGMDSSAQVRETSFFTAHEALLLNYEEAFVRRDSLTGGWYDCSAHMLWIGDRTRQLDGAHVEFLRGVGNPIGVKVGPSMNSEELIRLIDLLNPDNDPGRLNLIVRMGADKVEAGLPRLIQTMQREGRQVLWSSDPMHGNTIKASSGYKTRDFAQILAEVKQFFAVHQAEGSYAGGIHIEMTGQNVTECIGGARPITEDGLSDRYHTHCDPRMNADQSLELAFLIAETLKQVRR